From Cydia strobilella chromosome 3, ilCydStro3.1, whole genome shotgun sequence:
CAATAGCAACAAACAAAGCTACgtagtatgtatattattttaaagtcttGTCTTTACATTTGTCTACTATAAGCCCTAAAGGCAGATACCAGGTaccaaaatatgaaatattgacTTTCAGGATTAATATTAGCAAGCTACGTACCCACATGGATTTCTCAAAGGAACTCCCTTCGGCTCTCCCAAGTCCTTGACATGTATTACTCCGACGCAGGCGTGTCGTTCGAGCCACGAGTGAAGGCGTGCAACCGTCAGTCGCTGTTCAAAACCATCGTGGATAGCGTCACCATAGCTACGGAAACTTCTCGATTTGCACATGTTTTGTATCTCACTCAGGGCGGAGTGTACATTCCTGTAGAAAAAATGAATAGGATCAGTGATGCTGCTGTTTCTGCTTTTACTGAATATCTTAGTAAGTTCTAAATGCTTCAAGGGAGTAGATGGATGgctgctttattttatttattaaacgatAGTCGCATATTTAAAGGATTAATTGATATTATGATACAAACTTCTTTCACACAAATGACAGGGACAGAGCTGTGATGTAATGAAATAGCAACATTGAATGTTTTAATGTTCCATGCTTGTTATCACAGCTTGATGTTGGTTTCAGCTACACTTTTTAGCCAATATCACAGAGAATGTAAAGGCTCGAGCAGTGTTCCTCAGATGAATCTCGTGATTGCGACGGATGCTGCGTGGAAACAATACGATGTGGAACAATTTGTCTCGTAAGTTCATACTTGAATGatcttttcaattatttttaaaaagggcAGTAAGAGTTTTCTTtccaaataaagaatattcttCTTTTGACTTATAACGTAAAACAAGGGTGTTTTATTCCATCTTATTTGCTTATTCTTATTAAATCAGACATTTGAGCTCATAATTCTAGTCCCGTTTGCCTCTATGCTGTTCTTAGTTTTGAAGTTATTGTAATTTATGCAGATGGGTGGGAGGTGCACTGGAGTTAGATTTAGAACGGAGCACGTTGGGGTTGCTGCACGGGAACACCGGCCGATGGATCGCTCCTCCGGCCCACAACCTGACCACTGTGTTCAAACACATTAGCAACTTCACTGACGATTGTAAGTTATATCAGAATGCGAAGATGCACTCTAGCCTCCAGACTACACATACACAGCATTAGGACGCTGGACGACATCAGTAGCGCAGCCATAAGCAAAGTGGTCCGTATAATATACCATCCGTCTGCCAACTAGACCAAACGAGGCAGGGAACTGATGAATTCTTTGAACCTTCcttcttattaaaaataaagtcttATTTCAGTATTACATACCTATCGTTTTTCAACAGGGCCAAATCGCATGAACATTCCCAACGTGGTTTCAACTGTCATTCAGCATGCTCAAAACATGTCGATCCTTGAGCAGAACAGCAGCGCTGCCATAAGCACAGTGGTCCTCATAATCAGTCCAAGCGATCGTCCGTCTGCCAACGATGTCGAACGCGCCAGGGAACTGATGAACTCTTTGAGGACTTCCTTCTTCGATATATACTTCGCTTACGTTGCGCTGGACCTGGTCCCGTTTCAGAATATCAATAACGAGTATATGGATTATTCTGAGATATTTTTACAGGTAAacgttttttacaaattttagtCACATAATGTATCGCCCTATTTAATTAGAGCTAAGAACCTCAGATAATATATCTAGTATATCTACGCATGTCCAAATACTTTCATTTGTACAGATGtaatgcataattgttttccatcgtattttctcggaaacgttcgtatttgtcatgctagtgctacttcagtcaacctcagtactttttgtactgactgaaatagcaagacacattcgtacgtttccgtgaaaatacgaaggaaaataattatgcattaattatttttatatgattttgacccatgttctttcactggtatgcgttaaaattataaataacaaacgaaacagtcaacaccctctatacgagagtaggccaaaactagtggcgccatctgatcgagaatcaaattttcgtgattttcgaggcacgtttttttcttagactgtatccatctattacggagttatatctatctttggtgctaGTGAAAAAGGACACACATAATTAATAGCGCCATCTACAACAATAATGCATGAGGCACGCGGCGCTGTATGGAAATGATACATTGTCCGTATCTACTTTCTTGCTTCTGGTAGTAGTGACAGTAGAGTTAATCATAACAGCGCACGTACAAAATATGAAACTGTGACAGACTGGCATTATCAAGCTACGCAATTTACTCTATATTTGTATACCCTTAGGTCAAGGtacaaaatcataaatattacttatacAATTTCACAGACAGAATCGCCAACCGTCATGGATGTAGTAAATGCTGTTGACCTTTACTTGAAGGAAAATGACCTTCCGACTAGAATTATCGCCGCCCAATGCCCGTTCAACGACACCGTGTTTGACTTGGTCCCGTACGAGGATTTCGTGTTGGCGCCAGGCGTAAAACGATCGTATCGCATACATCCGTTCTATTTGAGGGATCAATCGTTGATCAATGTACAggtaatactttatttttacaagTTCCATCTAGCAGCaaaatgatgatgaatgataATAACTATCCTGTGCTATGTCcataccagggaccggacaaccctttccgcgataaaaccctttcaatgggcgacacttaaacacggctaacacattgaaagactttcccttttgaactgcaagcccattcatacccttacctttgactaacccttaccgaaaagctaaccaaaaataaggctagctcttaataagggtttcccttatctttaagcgctttttataaaggtttccctttgcgtgaaagagacaggattagtatatatctacggtagtgtatgaaaaggaaagaaagacgtgcctagtcaaagaacgccgccgtcgccgccgacgatcgctcggattcgaagtaatgtgtgctttatgaacaaggtagacgacttaaattagcacgcttatatgctaaaagggaagccctttataaggctaacctttataagcaatatgcaaggtgttggtgagcggatgataagggttttgtaagggtatttgggctaccgattactcaaatgtggtagctttatacatataagggtttttaaaagcaaaacaaagggtttcgtctggcaaagggtacggtgagttaagccttatgcaatacccttataaaaccccgataagggatagcgggccggtccctggtccaTACCCGAGCCTCAAACTACATATCTCCAAACATCTACATATACCAAAATTCATTTatatcagttcagcggtttatgcATGCAGAGGTAACAGACAACAAACAGAATTAGTATCCATATATCCATAATAATTTTTGCGTCCATCCGGACGCACactttttttagaacgccatatgactttaacccatgctctttcactaattttaaaaatattaaataacaaacggtgccgtcaacgccatttagccgagtataggccaaaggtgtaggcgccatctatccgagaatatttttttcttgatttccgaggcacgttttgtccttagactttatttatcttaggccgagttacataggtctttgatactatatattctcttttttAGAGGTAAACCAAAGACCTATACAACTTTAGAGGTAAACGAGTGCTCTTTTACATGTGGCGGGAACATTGGTACTACTGTAACGCCATCTAGTGAAGCTTATATGTAAACCCATACGTTTTAACTCGTGTTAAACGATGGCAgcacataaatattaattacaacGCCATCTGTCTTCGTATCTAGGAACCAACAAAAAACAAACTGATAACCCGCTCTTCTAAGTATTAAAATTAAGCGATAGGTGGATATGAGTAGTGaaaatttcatatttatgtTTTCAGTTTCGTAATCAAGGTCACGGAGAACTTTTGGTTTGTAGTTGGCGTGGTGCAGAAGCATCACGTAGCTGCCAAACTATTCCTCAAAGAAATCTGCACACTTTCAATGTCACTACACCTTGTCCATCGATAGACTTCTGCATTCCAGCAAATTTTGAAGTAAGCGCCACGGCTACAGAAAATTTTTGCGCAAGTAAGTATggtgaacttaaaaaaaaagaaaaataaaacatattttttcagcTCCCCATATTAGGGAAACCTAGGCCCCGGGGGGATTCGAACCCCCGATCTCCTGTTTACTAGACAGGCGCTTTAACCAACTAAGCCACGGCGCCGTTGGACGGTGGGTCGAAAATAACAACTACTTGGttataatgtaaaattgttcCTAGGAGGgatgagttttattttatttataaaccttttcacttctcatgctcgtaaaattcgactttaagtcgtgcgtagacgacataaagttgcttagtTCTAGCTAGAGCATatagtaaaatcatctattacgacccttattgacttagcaataaagtccaaaatctgccatacaaactgccagccgcCCTTGCCGGCGGGCCCccgaccggcgcgctcccgaccggcgtaccacgcgcccccgacacaaccgagtacaattttctttagtcttcttgaataaatacggtaaaataacctacaatattggatattttcgtatattttactcacaatcgaagtgaaattgcctcggataaaaatggatcgctttatgcccttgttgtacaatctactatttttattttagtaactTTCTGACATGACATATGCAATTAGTCCACGCATTTGTTAGTATAATGAGTACTAATGAGATTTTTATtcttatgaaatgaaataatattatatcgTCAACAGATAACGATTGCCGCTTTCCAAACCAAGTGGGTTATTATATACAGCATTCAGGCTTGCGGTGTCTGCCTCTACGTGGATCCGCGTCAACAATTTCTCTTCATCGGAAACAccaattacttatttattttataattgtatgtgTTTATGGACTGTAAGGACTCTGTTAAGgctgtgtaaataaaatattttagat
This genomic window contains:
- the LOC134755879 gene encoding uncharacterized protein LOC134755879, whose translation is MSQSIVLVVITLICAVSEGVVFSSLPEYLLPCYRGGGPALGAPRRLDVFLSLLKKVEANQALDMRLFSTSLLRSFRLDGIEEAANAVETEFVTPYRASGFQFNKYKLLMDLFLPTQNLLDPEVLSVEEKCLLHVMLSGSVRHWERGDEDRVCPLASEQMQHFAQNESRVISRCPIEVGVIKTDWGSISAGTLVAAVAAALEPQRVAVADILNADVYKADVAEPLMVEAKEEWYSDIETLNVDEKRDVADISNLYVATLAGDLAEVVVNQGPRVGSASQRLVVGSNNRWNDTMLPRNYFMYPQNSSIVDWQITDAEILAGIDGLILASYVPTWISQRNSLRLSQVLDMYYSDAGVSFEPRVKACNRQSLFKTIVDSVTIATETSRFAHVLYLTQGGVYIPVEKMNRISDAAVSAFTEYLTTLFSQYHRECKGSSSVPQMNLVIATDAAWKQYDVEQFVSWVGGALELDLERSTLGLLHGNTGRWIAPPAHNLTTVFKHISNFTDDWPNRMNIPNVVSTVIQHAQNMSILEQNSSAAISTVVLIISPSDRPSANDVERARELMNSLRTSFFDIYFAYVALDLVPFQNINNEYMDYSEIFLQTESPTVMDVVNAVDLYLKENDLPTRIIAAQCPFNDTVFDLVPYEDFVLAPGVKRSYRIHPFYLRDQSLINVQFRNQGHGELLVCSWRGAEASRSCQTIPQRNLHTFNVTTPCPSIDFCIPANFEVSATATENFCANNDCRFPNQVGYYIQHSGLRCLPLRGSASTISLHRKHQLLIYFIIVCVYGL